The segment AGAGAAGAGGCAATCGCTTGTATGAAAAGGGCATTAAGTGAATACGTGATTGAGGGTATAAAAACAACCATTCCATTAAATCTGGAACTGATTGCACATCCTCAATTTGCAACAGGAAATATTAATACCAATTTTGTTGAAAATCTTCTATCCTCAAAAAATTAATCGTAACACCTTGGTATTTTTGCAAATATACAGTTTCAACCGGTCCGGCATCTTGCCGGTAATCCATTCCTAAATATAGTTGTTCTGAAGATACCTTTCTTAAAACATATCTAAGATTTATAAAATAATTTTTTCTTGACACTATAAAAAAAGCATGCTAAGTTATGATACTTAAAATTATACTACGTTACGTCTTCGGGGATTTCACCGAAGGCTTTATTGCTGTCCTTTTACAAAAATTTGCACCTTTTATTGGATGTATTGTGATTATTATTACAGGTTAGAATTCCTTGGGTTTATAGCTGTTCCTGGGTAAGGGAGTTGCGAAATTTGCTGTGATTATGATGCGTTACTTTGTATTATGTATTTTGTTTATTTTGGGAAAGGAGCGTTTAATGTTGGGAAGTAAAATATCTGTAGCTTTGTTGGGTGGCGTTGTTGTTTCTGCTTGCTCATTAGCCTTTTTGCATTCAAGTTTGTTTGCACAGGCCATTTATGTTGGCAATAGCGGTTGTAAATGCCATTTAAGTAAAGGTTGTTTTGAGGGTGATATCTATAAAGAAACATTACATTCAAACACTTGGGAAAAGAGGTTGCAGGGAACTCCTGATGAAGAAAATCCGGAATGTTTGAAATGCCACGCTACCGCTTATGGTGAAAAAATCGAAGAGGTTGGTAAGAAATTTTTGCCTAACGTGCAGTGCGAAGCCTGTCATGGACCGGGATCCGAGCAAAAAAAAGTGAAAGAGAATTATCAGGGGAAAGGTAAGGATGCTTTTAAAGAATTATTAAAAAGTGATCCTTTGATGGCCAGAAAGGTACAATATGATGCTGGTTTGGTTGTTGCCGGCATTAACGGTCCTGCCACGGTAAAGGAGCAATGTCTGGTATGCCATTGGGAGAGCAACAACGATAAAAATAAGTGTCCAAAAACTGACAAAGTCTTTGATTTTAAAGAAGCTTTTAAGAAAGATGATCACCGCGATTTGGATGATGTTGATAAGGTGATAAAAAAGATGACTCCGGAAGAGAAAAAGAAATGGGCTGCGATATTACCAAAAGATCCTATCCTCGATTCGCCTTTGAAACCAAAGAAGAGGAAGGATTAACTTATACTATAAGATATTGGCGAGGTACGTTTCATTTGAAAATGTCTCAAAAAAACCATTATTAAGCAGTTTAAACAGGTAATGACCTTGAGAGGAGTCCGCAAGATGAGTTATAAGCTGAAAAAAAGTCTGATTAAATGGGTTCTATCAGGCTTTAAAGGATTCAGATTGTCTATTTTTATGACAGTTACGACTGTTGCTGCCTTATCGCCTGCAATTATTTTTGCAGGCGATAATGGTCCATGTCTCGAATGTCATATGAGTCTTGAAAAGTTAGATGTAGCCGAAAAAACAAAAATCAATCCTGTTACCGGTGAAATAAAAGTCGTTTCGATGCTAATCGATGAAGTTGCCTTTAAGGCATCTGCTCATGGTGCAGATGATTTTTTTTGTACTGATTGCCATCAGGATTTAGATAGGGTTGATTTATCTGATGGGCATAAGCCAAATCTGAAACCAGTAGATTGTATTACTTTTTGTCATGATGATCCGGCCGATGATTTCCTCGATAGCACCCATGTAAAGTTGATGAAAGAGAAGAATTTTGATGTGCCAACCTGTAAGGATTGCCATGCAGGTGTGAGTTACAAGCGGTCGGTGCTGGGAGAAAGATCACCGAGAGATGTTCCAAAGTATAACGATCCAATACATAGAAAAGATACCATAGAAATGTGCGGGTCATGCCATCAGGACTATTATGACAGCTACAGAAACAATGCTCATGGTCAGGTTACTGCTCTTGGTTATACCAGTACTGATTTGCCGGTGTGTTTTGATTGCCATGGCAAGCATTGGATCTTAAATTCATCTGACCCGGAATCTAAAGTAGGGGAGGAAAGAATTATTGAAACGTGTGGCAAGTGCCATGCGGATGCACATGAGAGTTTCGTTAAGCATATCGAACATCCTCAGATAAAAAATATTAACTATTACAAAAAGTTATTGCTTGCTGTCAGGAATGCCCGTACGGATCCGGAAAATTTCAAAACGGTGATAAAGAATCCACAGACAATATTATGTCTGGTATTTATGATGTATATAGGGATATTAGCGTTCACATTTTCTTCTTTTGGAATCCATTCTTTGCTGAGCTGGTTTGCTACAGTTAGAGATGAACGCAGGAGAAAGGAGCATGATGAAGAGCACCACTAATTATTTAAGATTTAGCCTTTTTCACAGATTTAGTCATTTTCTGATAATTATCAGTTTTTTTGGTCTTGTTTTAACCGGAATACCACTGGCATTCAGGAGTTATGATTGGGCAAAGTGGCTTTACGATTTATTCGGCGGATATCCAACAGCCGGATATATTCACCGCATTTGTGCATTGATTACGTTTTTTGCAGCATTTTTGCATTTTCTATTCCTGTTTTATAGTATTACGGTTAAGAAAAAGAAAGGGTATTTTTGGGGGCCAAACTCATTACTGATACAACCCCGGGATATTTTTGACATCATTGGTGATATAAAATGGTTTCTTGGGATTTCCAAGCGCCCGAATTTTGACAAATGGATCTACTGGGAAAAATTTGAATATTTGTCATTAATGTGGGGGACACTGGTAATGGCTGTGACCGGTTTGATTCTCTGGTTCCCCGTCCAGTTCACGAAGGTTATACCGCCCTCTGTTGCTGCAATTATCGATTTGCCCGGCATTGCATTGATCGTCCATCGATATGAAGCTATTCTGGCTGCTGGTTTTATTTTCACGATACATTTTTTCCATACACATCTCCTCCCTGAAAAAATGCCGGCTGATGAGGCAATGTTTACGGGCAGAATAACAGAATCTGAGTTCAAACATGAACGTTTAGATGAATATAACAGGCTTCAGAAAGAGCAGAAACTGGAGAACTTACAAGTTCCTCCCCCTTCCATTTTTTTAAGTTTTCTTACGAGACTCGTTGCTATTCCGATGTTAATTACCGGACTTGTTATAACGGTCTTTATGCTTTCAGCACTCCTTGTTTGGGCACTTTGATGAATAAAATCGCTTGAGGTAATAATATTATTATCTCACTTGCAAGCTATAAAGCTGTAAGTTAAAAATTCTTTTAAAGTACAAAATGTGCTTTTTACAGGTGTAAAATGACTTACAGGGTTTTAATTACTGATGACGAAGAACGCATGAGAAGAGTGCTTGCGATGGTTTTTGATGGGATGAAAGAGGTAAAAGTTGTTACTTCAAGCGATTGTGCTTCAACCCTAGATTATCTTGATAAGGAACGGATACATCTGATAATTACAGATTTAAAAGTTCCTGAAATGGGAAGACTTGAGTTTTTACGGGCAATTAAAAATAAGGTGCCTGACATTCCAATCATTGTTCTTTCTGCTTACAGTTCTGTAATGTCCGTAATCGATGTTATGAAAGAAGGTGTTTTTGATTATCTTACTACACCTTTTGAAAATGAGATACTTCGATTAGCAGTGAAAAGAGCTTTAAAAGTAAGTAGCTTGGCGATTGAGAATAAAAATTTACGCCAGGCGTTGGGTGCAAAATACAACTTCTCGTCAATCATCGGCAATTCTCCACAAGTAGTTGAGGCACTTAGGCTCGTGGGCGAAGTTTCTGAAACTGACTCCACTGTTTTGATTACTGGTGAGAGTGGTACAGGAAAAGAATTAATAGCACGTGCGATTCACTATAACAGCAAAAGGGTTGGAGGGCCTTTAATAGCCATAAATTGCGCTGCAATACCAGAAAACTTATTGGAAAGTGAATTGTTTGGTTATGAAAAAGGTGCATTTACGAGTGCTGAAAAAACGAAAAAAGGACGTTTTGAATTAGCTGCCGGCGGAACATTTTTTCTTGACGAAATATCGGAAATGAGTGCGGCTATCCAGGCTAAAGTCCTGCGTCTTATCGAGTCAAAGGAGTTAGAACGGCTCGGAGGAACAGAAACAATTAAAATTGATGTCCGGATTATTTGCGCTACGAACAGAAAACTCGAAGACATGGTAAAACTTGGAAAATTCAGGGAAGACCTTTATTACCGTATAAGTGTGTTCCCTATTAATCTTCCGCCATTAAGAGAGAGAACAGAAGATATTATTCCATTGAGTAAGGCTTTTTTAAAGCGCTTTTCAGTAAAAATGGGAAAACCGCCTATTTCCTTAAGTAACGAGGTAGAGAGGCTACTTATTCAGCACAAGTGGGAAGGGAATATAAGGGAATTGCAAAATGTTATAGAGCGTGCTGTGATTCTTTGCAAAGGCGCAAGCATTACTCCAGAGCATTTACCTGCTTCACTCGTCAAAGGATCGTATCCTGCTACGAAAGACAGTGACAGTTCACGCCCCATTGGAGACACCGTTCAATTTGAAATACCACCACAAGGATTATCTTTAGATGCGCTGGAGAAACAGTTAGTTACTCAAGCGCTTGAAAAAAGTAAGAATAACAAGACAAAAGCCGCTAAATTATTAGGTTTAACCAGAGGAACGTTCCGATATAGATTGCAAAAGTACGGATTATAGGAAATGTATGGTTAAAACCAGCCATTGTGGCATAGTTTTCCTTCTCTATGAAATTTTATTAAATTGGTTACCGTTGGTTAATTTTAAGAAGTTGATGTAAGAAGTTGGTTGTATACAACCAAAATGTAAACATGACTATACGATCAATGATATAGATTAAAAATTGTAATACCCGTAAGAAAAACAACTTATGTAATTCTCCTGTGTAATTTCAATTTGGTATAGATTATGCTGTACTCTAACTGATGTGAATTTTGAATTTTTGTGACATTATTTTAAGGTTAGTAACATTGGAATGGGAGGAGGTGAAAAGATGAGAAAGGGTATTTTTGTTGCAGCTGGTATTTTAGGAGCTTTTGTTTTTGCGACACAGTCAGTTTTTGCCGCATGGGACAAACCTTGTGATAAGAGGCAAATTCTGGAAGCACACTGGTGTGATACCTGTAATGAAGTACGGGAATTCAATGAATGTTCAGAAATTGGTTACCTGTGGGATTTTGCTGCTCATCGTACTGCAGGCGATAAGACACATACTGAATTGCCAAATACATGGGCATGTCAAAAAATTGCATATAGTTGTATCAACACTAATTGTCCACAGTATGGCGTATGCATGCCTGCCCCTGGTGCTTGCTATGAATGCGGTGATGATATTACCAGCAAAAAGGTTTGGTCCAGGGTTTTGTTTAAATGTCAGAAATGCGGTCACGAAAGTCCAGAGCCTGGGGTTGGATTTACCTTAATAAAGGGAAGATATGCTCCGCAGATTGAGACTGCAGGGGAATGTGAGAAATGCCGTGTGCCGATTGAGACCGTTTGTGTTAAATCTGGCACATGCCCGCATGTTTCACGGTAGATGTATTTTATATTTAGGTAGTTTTGTGATTAATTAGGAGGATGCGGATGAGAGGTAGAGGAATAATAGGTGCGTTGGTGATAGGAGGAGCGATGGTGACGGGGGGCGGGATAGCCAGTGCGGGATTTATCCAGGGTACCCATGTCAAGACAGAGCATCCGTCGCCGTTTTTTGTCACGACGTCACCGGATGGGAGTATTTTGTTTGTGGTAAATCAGTCGGGTCACAGTGTAACATTTATTGATACACGGACACAGAAGATCATGGGTGAGGTTGCGGTACAGGTGCAGCCGGAGGCTGCGGCACCAACGCCTGATGGTTCTTTCTTGTATGTATGCAATGCGGAGAGCGACAGCGTATCGGTGGTAGACGTTGCGAGGAGGCAGGTAGTAAAGGACATCAGGGTAGGCGACTGGCCGAGTGGGATAAAGATATCGAAGGATGGTAAGACTGCGTATGTTGCATGTTCAGGGAATATGTGGAACACGGTAGATGTGATCGATACGGGGAGGATGGAGAAGATCAGGTCGATATATACGAGTGCATATGGTCCGAGGACATTGGATATATCACCTGATGGGAAGCAGTTGGCGGTTATCAATGATTCGGTTGGTTCCATTAACCGGAGCGTGGATTTTATAGATGTGGCTACGGGGAAGGTGACAGAGAACCGGATAATCAAGGAGAGTTCAAACCTCAGGGACGTGGTGTATACGCCGGATGGCAAGTATGTTGTTGTCACGTATGAGACTCCGAAGAACTGGTTGCCGGTATGTGAGGCAGAGAACGGGCAGGTGTTTACGAACAACATAGCGGTGTTGGAGACAAAGCCGGGTGGAAAGGTAGCACGGTTGCCGCTGGATGAGTTGAACAATTATGATGGGAATCCGTATGGTTTGGCGATGGATCCGCAGGGAAAGTATCTGTATGTTGGGGTACGCGGGATGCATCGGGTTACTATTCTGTGTATGAACAAGGTTTTGGAGATTGTTCGTTCCAACAGCCAGGCAGAGCTTGATTATCTGAGGGATGATCTTGGACTGGTAAGGGATTATCTGATAGCAAGGGTTCCGGTAGGGCTTGGGCCAAGTTCAGTATGTTTGTCACCGGATGGTAAGTTTTGTTATGCGGCGAATTATTTTTCCAACAATATTTCTGTGATAAAGACGCCGGTGGATTAATATTGATTGTTGGATTGTAAGAGGCGTTAGGAAAGGATAATTTAGGAGGAATGAGAGAATGAGCAGAGGAATAGTGAAGATCGGTTTGGTTGCAGCCCTTGGTATTGCAGGGGTAGCAACGACCGGTGAATTGATGGCGGGGATGCCACAGGTTATCGGGGTGATTCAGACGGGGCCGGAATGGGAGATGCTTCCAAGAGGTGAGCCATTAACGGTGCCTGAGGTACATTACCGGGTAAAGCATTCACCGTTTAAGAGTGAGCTGGTGAGATACGGTCAGTTTATATTCAATGATGCTTCCTGGGGTCTGCAGGGTGAGTATGCATGCGCCAGTTGTCATTATGAGAGAGGTCAGACAACGGGTTTGATCTGGGATTTAGGAGATGAAGGCTGGGGGAGCTGGAAGAACACGAAGTACATTCGTGGCGGAAGGTATCTGCCGCCGTTCAGGCATGAGGGTTTCACGGGTCATCCTGATGAGATCGTGGGAGCGACGAGTTCTCTGGACCGTGTATGCGGAAGGGATCCTGGTTTTGTGTTCAGGAGTGAGAACTTTTCACCTGAGAGGCTTGAGGCGATCATTTGCTATATCAGGGCATTGGAGTTTACGGGTAGTCCGTTCAGAAATCCGGATGGGAGTCTGACAGAGGCGCAGAAGCGTGGCGAGAAGATATTTAACGATCCGAAGGTAGGATGTGCAGAGTGTCATCCTGGTGATGCGCTGGATACGAGGTCACTGTTTAGCGATGCACAGACGCATGATGTAGGAACCGGAAGGGTAGGAGTAAAGGGGTTCCGTTCAACGCCGGGTAAGGTATTTAACCAGGCAGCGCTGGAGGCAGGGGAAGATCCTTATGGTGAAGAGAGTGATACGCCGATTATCGGGTTAGACCTGGTGAAGGAGTTTGACACGCCGACGCTGAGGGATATTTATGCATCAGGCACCTATTTTCATGATGGTGGGGCAAGGACGCTGATGGACACGATTAATAATACGGTGAATGACAAGGACATGCACGGCAGGACATCCCATCTGACACAGCAGGAGATGGAAGACCTGGTAGAGTTTATGAAGGCGTTATAAGGTTTTAGGGAAAAAAATCAGAAATGAAAGGAGAAGACCAACTGATGAGTAATAAGAGAGTATCAGTAGCAATGGCATCAGCGCTGGTGGCTGGTGCGTTGGTCTGTGGGGAAATCTTTGCGGCTAACAACCAGGTAATGACTGGCGGTTCCAAGCCGGGGAAGGCCTTATGGACAGATTATAGTGGCATGTCGAAGGAAGTGCAGGGTCCTGTAGATACGATTCTGTTTACACAGTCACCGAGGACAGAGAAGGGTGATCCGTATCACAACTATCCGCATTATGTTTCTGAGGGTAGCAGGATTGTATCACTGAACCTGAAGACGAAGGAACTGAAGGTATTAACAGGTGATTTTGCGTCAGCGTTTGACCCATGCACCTATTGGGACGGGAAGAAGTTTACGTTTGCCGGTATTCACAAGAAGGGCGGCGGATGTCAGATCTGGGAGATGAACATTGACGGAAGTGGATTGAGGCAGATGACAGATTATAAGGGAACCTGCCGCAGTCCCATTTATTATGCAGCGGGGAGTATCGAGGAAGGAAAGGGACGTATTATATGGCGTGACAGGTATTTTGAGGGAGACTGGAAGGAAAGAGGGACGGTAGACAAGACCGGATTCATCATTTTTGCAGGAGCTCCCGAAGGGGTGATGGACGAGTATCATCAGCCCTATGCTTACAACCTGTACCGTTTGGATACTCAGGGTGGACATGTAACGGAGAGAATAACCGGGCATGTATTGTCAGGAATTGAGTATTCACAGTTAAATACCACGATAGATCAGATTACGTATAATTTAAGTTCGAATTATGATCCGTGGTTAACCCCGGATGGAAACATCCTGTTTTCGAGCGTGCAGGCGAACGGTAGCAGGGCAGGCGGAGAAGGCAGGGTAATGCTTTGTGTGGACAACTGGGATGGTGCATATCCAAGGCATATATTTGGGAATTATGATGATAGTATTGGAGGGACATGCGGGAGATCGCAGGCCAAGATAACCTTTGGAGACAGGAAGATTGTCTTTGTTGAGTCACCATACAGGAATTGGGGTGTAGGGCAGCTGGCAGCAGTGAGCTGGGATGCTCCGTTCAACAAGACCTATGAGAGGGTAAACAAGGATGAAGGCGGGTTGTACCGGAGTCCGTATCCGCTTCCGGATGACAGGATGCTGGTATCGTATGCATCCCGTGGTGATTTTGGGATATACTGGTTTGATTTTAAGAATTGCCGTGCCGGTGAGTTGGTGTATGATGATCCGGAGTGGAACGAGCACCAGCCAGCCCCTGTATATACGAAGTACAGGCCAAGGTGGATCAACACCTTTACGGCAGGTAAGGATTTTGGGGTGACGGTAGTTACCTATCAGCCGTTTGATCAGGTGAAGGTGGAAGGGTATCCGCATTCCTGGGGAACCTGGATTTGTTTTGACACGACGTTAACGCAGGCACCGGTAGGTCCCTATCCGCACCAGAGGGCGAAGGTAACAAAGCCTGGTGATATAAAGGCGGTAAGGATTATTCAGGGAGTACCGTGCGTTGAGCCGGATGCATCACGTTTCAAAGCAGGAGCGGGAAGTCATCTTCTGGGAGGAGCCAGGTCAAGCACGAATTCCGGGACGGCGTTTCAGCAGAGGAAGATCATTGGATATCAGT is part of the Candidatus Jettenia sp. AMX2 genome and harbors:
- a CDS encoding multiheme c-type cytochrome — its product is MLGSKISVALLGGVVVSACSLAFLHSSLFAQAIYVGNSGCKCHLSKGCFEGDIYKETLHSNTWEKRLQGTPDEENPECLKCHATAYGEKIEEVGKKFLPNVQCEACHGPGSEQKKVKENYQGKGKDAFKELLKSDPLMARKVQYDAGLVVAGINGPATVKEQCLVCHWESNNDKNKCPKTDKVFDFKEAFKKDDHRDLDDVDKVIKKMTPEEKKKWAAILPKDPILDSPLKPKKRKD
- a CDS encoding sigma-54 dependent transcriptional regulator; protein product: MTYRVLITDDEERMRRVLAMVFDGMKEVKVVTSSDCASTLDYLDKERIHLIITDLKVPEMGRLEFLRAIKNKVPDIPIIVLSAYSSVMSVIDVMKEGVFDYLTTPFENEILRLAVKRALKVSSLAIENKNLRQALGAKYNFSSIIGNSPQVVEALRLVGEVSETDSTVLITGESGTGKELIARAIHYNSKRVGGPLIAINCAAIPENLLESELFGYEKGAFTSAEKTKKGRFELAAGGTFFLDEISEMSAAIQAKVLRLIESKELERLGGTETIKIDVRIICATNRKLEDMVKLGKFREDLYYRISVFPINLPPLRERTEDIIPLSKAFLKRFSVKMGKPPISLSNEVERLLIQHKWEGNIRELQNVIERAVILCKGASITPEHLPASLVKGSYPATKDSDSSRPIGDTVQFEIPPQGLSLDALEKQLVTQALEKSKNNKTKAAKLLGLTRGTFRYRLQKYGL
- a CDS encoding beta-propeller fold lactonase family protein, whose amino-acid sequence is MRGRGIIGALVIGGAMVTGGGIASAGFIQGTHVKTEHPSPFFVTTSPDGSILFVVNQSGHSVTFIDTRTQKIMGEVAVQVQPEAAAPTPDGSFLYVCNAESDSVSVVDVARRQVVKDIRVGDWPSGIKISKDGKTAYVACSGNMWNTVDVIDTGRMEKIRSIYTSAYGPRTLDISPDGKQLAVINDSVGSINRSVDFIDVATGKVTENRIIKESSNLRDVVYTPDGKYVVVTYETPKNWLPVCEAENGQVFTNNIAVLETKPGGKVARLPLDELNNYDGNPYGLAMDPQGKYLYVGVRGMHRVTILCMNKVLEIVRSNSQAELDYLRDDLGLVRDYLIARVPVGLGPSSVCLSPDGKFCYAANYFSNNISVIKTPVD
- a CDS encoding c-type cytochrome translates to MSRGIVKIGLVAALGIAGVATTGELMAGMPQVIGVIQTGPEWEMLPRGEPLTVPEVHYRVKHSPFKSELVRYGQFIFNDASWGLQGEYACASCHYERGQTTGLIWDLGDEGWGSWKNTKYIRGGRYLPPFRHEGFTGHPDEIVGATSSLDRVCGRDPGFVFRSENFSPERLEAIICYIRALEFTGSPFRNPDGSLTEAQKRGEKIFNDPKVGCAECHPGDALDTRSLFSDAQTHDVGTGRVGVKGFRSTPGKVFNQAALEAGEDPYGEESDTPIIGLDLVKEFDTPTLRDIYASGTYFHDGGARTLMDTINNTVNDKDMHGRTSHLTQQEMEDLVEFMKAL